One genomic segment of Chitinophaga sancti includes these proteins:
- a CDS encoding TonB-dependent receptor, with the protein MLKLFREALLTVMLLLFCANAQGIVVTGTIKGKVLSSDGQPAEGVSIIAKDTKFMTITSEEGYFELKLPAGNYEIIFSYIGIKPVHRQVQVTAGKTTALSVVTLDQSAAQLQEITVNSARQNKFYKKESPYVAKMPLENLKNPQVYATISKELMVEQVTTDFAGAMRNAPGAAPGARVDNGRNVYMLRGFAESGYIRNGITSPLYMDIDPANLERVEVIKGPSGTLYGSSLISYGGLVNRVTKRPFKAFGGEVSYTNGGFGLNRFTADLNTPVNKDSSLLLRINAAAHREESFQDYGYAHNYLVNPVISYKVNDRTTIILEAEYYHRNATQVPLYNIISGSGVTDVRQLNSIYKRSFFTNEAYMEGGAVSYYGQINYRINDNWTSQTNVSWANNKYDRLAFTPYVMNDSMIQRRTGKINYDTKAMDIQQNFTGNFYTGSIRHRVLLGLDVLQRQYFLYNNASKGIYDTVNFRKAATPYVNREQLLAVAKGLAVSPSANKTNVYAAYASDVIELTSRLDVMLSLRYDYYDNRGSYKSTTGATTGAYHQGAWSPKLGIVYQVVKNQLSLFANYMNGFTNQTGEDANGKAFKPEQANQWEGGIKAELFEKKLTASISYYDIEVKNVLRTNLEQPDFSIQDGTQRSKGAEIEMIATPARGLNFVAGYGYNDSRYTAADADIEGHRPANVPFNVANCWVSYTLQQGAAAGLGAGLGANYYGQTFYDDANSLNVPAATILNASVFYNRSRYRIALKADNLTDKRYWLSLSPQMPLRISGSLALKF; encoded by the coding sequence ATGTTGAAATTGTTCAGAGAAGCATTGCTAACTGTGATGTTGTTGCTGTTTTGTGCAAATGCACAGGGCATTGTAGTTACAGGCACTATCAAAGGGAAGGTGTTATCATCAGATGGTCAGCCAGCAGAAGGTGTCAGTATCATTGCAAAAGACACAAAATTTATGACCATTACCTCTGAGGAGGGCTACTTTGAGTTAAAATTACCTGCGGGTAATTACGAAATTATTTTTTCTTACATCGGTATCAAACCTGTACACCGGCAGGTACAGGTGACAGCCGGAAAAACGACGGCACTATCTGTCGTAACACTCGACCAGTCTGCCGCACAACTACAGGAAATCACAGTCAACAGCGCGAGGCAAAACAAATTTTACAAAAAGGAGTCTCCTTATGTGGCCAAAATGCCGCTGGAAAATTTAAAAAATCCGCAGGTGTATGCTACGATCTCCAAAGAGCTGATGGTGGAACAGGTCACCACTGATTTTGCAGGAGCCATGCGCAATGCACCCGGTGCTGCGCCCGGTGCCAGGGTCGATAACGGTAGAAACGTATATATGCTCAGGGGATTTGCCGAATCAGGATATATCCGCAATGGTATTACAAGTCCTTTGTACATGGATATAGACCCTGCTAACCTGGAACGGGTAGAGGTCATTAAAGGTCCTTCAGGAACTTTATACGGCAGTAGCCTGATCTCTTATGGAGGATTGGTGAACAGGGTTACAAAACGCCCTTTTAAAGCCTTTGGCGGCGAAGTAAGTTATACCAACGGCGGATTTGGACTGAATCGTTTCACTGCCGATCTGAATACGCCAGTCAACAAAGATTCCAGCCTGCTGCTCAGGATAAATGCTGCAGCACACAGGGAAGAATCTTTCCAGGATTATGGGTATGCCCATAATTACCTGGTCAATCCTGTTATCTCGTACAAGGTGAATGATCGCACGACGATTATACTGGAAGCTGAATATTACCACCGCAATGCCACACAGGTTCCCCTGTATAATATTATTTCAGGTTCCGGCGTCACGGACGTACGGCAGCTGAACAGCATTTATAAAAGATCTTTCTTTACCAACGAAGCTTATATGGAAGGAGGGGCGGTAAGCTACTATGGACAGATCAATTATCGTATCAATGATAACTGGACATCGCAAACCAACGTATCCTGGGCCAATAATAAGTACGACAGGCTGGCCTTTACTCCATATGTCATGAACGATAGCATGATCCAGCGCAGAACGGGTAAGATCAATTACGACACCAAAGCAATGGATATTCAGCAGAACTTCACAGGTAATTTTTATACAGGAAGTATCCGGCACCGCGTATTATTGGGATTGGATGTGCTGCAGCGCCAGTATTTCCTTTATAACAACGCCAGCAAAGGTATTTATGATACTGTCAATTTCCGAAAAGCAGCGACGCCGTATGTGAACAGGGAACAGTTACTCGCAGTGGCAAAAGGGCTGGCCGTATCCCCCTCTGCTAATAAAACCAATGTTTACGCAGCATATGCATCTGATGTCATAGAATTAACTTCCCGTTTAGATGTGATGTTAAGTTTGCGATATGATTATTACGACAACCGTGGTTCCTATAAGTCTACTACAGGGGCTACTACAGGCGCCTATCATCAGGGTGCATGGTCACCTAAGCTGGGTATTGTGTACCAGGTGGTAAAAAATCAGTTGTCATTATTCGCCAATTATATGAATGGCTTTACCAACCAGACGGGAGAAGATGCCAATGGTAAAGCGTTCAAGCCGGAACAGGCCAATCAGTGGGAGGGAGGTATAAAGGCAGAACTGTTCGAAAAAAAGCTGACTGCCAGTATTAGTTATTATGATATTGAGGTTAAAAATGTGTTGCGTACCAACCTGGAACAACCAGACTTCTCTATCCAGGATGGCACCCAGCGTAGCAAAGGGGCTGAAATAGAGATGATCGCGACTCCTGCCAGAGGATTGAATTTCGTAGCTGGTTATGGTTACAATGACAGCCGTTATACAGCAGCTGATGCGGATATAGAAGGTCATCGTCCGGCCAATGTACCTTTCAATGTAGCAAACTGCTGGGTCAGTTATACACTACAGCAGGGCGCTGCAGCCGGCCTTGGCGCCGGATTGGGTGCCAACTACTATGGTCAGACCTTTTATGACGACGCCAATAGCCTGAACGTACCGGCAGCTACAATCCTGAATGCATCTGTTTTTTACAACAGATCCAGGTACCGTATCGCGCTGAAAGCTGATAATCTGACAGACAAACGTTACTGGCTGAGTTTATCACCGCAAATGCCTTTGCGCATATCAGGTTCACTGGCATTAAAATTTTAA
- a CDS encoding PepSY-associated TM helix domain-containing protein yields the protein MIRKLHLWLGLVSGIVVFIVSVTGCILVFEDEIRYATNPYLQNITSAGSLLPPSVLAEKARAAHGQKAAYITWEGIQHPVAVNMQGAKKRSESEVVYLDPHTGRVLGIMDMKKDFFRFILKGHYYLWLPENIGKVIVPAAVLMFLFLLITGTILWWPKKRNQLLAGLTIRWTARWRRVNYDLHNVLGFYSVLFLLIICLTGLVFGYQWFARSVYFISSGGRKMVMTHKGKSGKPMPVENMVDSIWMRQMAQVPLNESNSVVIYFPVKREDVITLYFNPDHTTRYRRDTRYFDQYSGKEVNGKGSGFGNGLYAYATPADKIKRMNFDMHVGAIGGLPGKVIAFLASLFAASLPVTGTLIWLGRKFKSKKG from the coding sequence ATGATCAGAAAGCTGCATTTATGGCTGGGCCTGGTTTCGGGAATAGTTGTTTTCATTGTCAGTGTTACAGGTTGCATACTTGTATTTGAAGATGAGATAAGGTATGCGACCAATCCTTATCTCCAAAATATTACTTCTGCCGGCTCCTTATTACCCCCTTCCGTACTGGCTGAAAAGGCGCGTGCAGCCCATGGGCAAAAGGCGGCCTACATTACCTGGGAGGGTATTCAACATCCGGTAGCAGTCAATATGCAGGGTGCGAAAAAGCGCTCGGAATCAGAAGTGGTATACCTCGATCCCCATACCGGTAGGGTATTGGGTATTATGGATATGAAAAAGGACTTTTTTCGCTTTATCCTGAAAGGACACTATTACCTATGGTTGCCTGAAAATATTGGTAAAGTGATTGTCCCTGCTGCCGTTTTAATGTTCCTGTTCCTGCTTATCACTGGCACTATATTATGGTGGCCCAAAAAAAGGAACCAGCTGCTTGCGGGTTTAACCATCCGATGGACAGCCAGGTGGAGAAGGGTCAATTATGACCTGCACAATGTGCTGGGTTTTTACAGCGTCCTGTTTTTATTGATCATTTGTCTGACCGGTCTTGTATTCGGTTATCAATGGTTTGCCAGATCAGTATATTTCATAAGTTCTGGTGGTCGTAAAATGGTCATGACGCATAAAGGGAAATCCGGGAAGCCAATGCCGGTTGAAAATATGGTCGATAGTATCTGGATGCGTCAGATGGCACAGGTGCCTTTAAATGAATCCAACAGTGTAGTGATCTACTTTCCTGTGAAACGGGAGGATGTAATCACGTTGTATTTTAACCCTGATCATACCACCCGTTACAGGCGCGATACCAGGTACTTTGATCAGTATTCAGGTAAAGAAGTAAACGGGAAGGGAAGTGGTTTTGGCAATGGTTTATATGCCTATGCAACTCCGGCAGATAAGATCAAACGGATGAATTTTGACATGCATGTGGGTGCTATAGGTGGGCTTCCCGGAAAGGTGATCGCTTTTCTTGCGTCTCTCTTTGCCGCCAGTCTGCCAGTTACTGGCACACTCATATGGTTAGGCCGGAAATTTAAATCTAAAAAAGGATAG
- a CDS encoding MbnP family protein produces MKRLFILIVLLAVQFSGYSTHAKRTMTISFKHMINGVPLVLNNKKYRNEHGDTFTVSKLKYYVSNFSMVTANGHEIILPAAYYLVNAEDNSSTSITIADFPKEKIASIKFILGVDSARNVSGAQTGALDPANKMFWTWNSGYIFLKLEGTSPQSPTGKISFDIGGIKAAANSIRVQEVKIPAGKSDNGKITLQADLADLFRGKETIDFSAIYKVMGGAKSVKIADNYGVSLFSFYGI; encoded by the coding sequence ATGAAACGTTTATTCATTTTAATTGTTTTATTGGCTGTGCAGTTTAGTGGATATTCAACGCATGCAAAAAGGACAATGACTATTTCCTTTAAGCATATGATTAATGGTGTGCCACTGGTATTGAACAATAAAAAATATCGCAACGAACATGGTGACACCTTTACTGTGTCAAAATTGAAATATTATGTAAGCAATTTTAGTATGGTCACAGCTAATGGTCATGAGATCATATTGCCGGCAGCCTATTACCTGGTCAATGCTGAAGATAACAGCAGTACCAGCATCACAATTGCAGATTTTCCCAAAGAAAAAATCGCCAGCATTAAATTTATTCTTGGAGTAGATAGTGCCCGCAATGTATCGGGTGCACAAACCGGGGCGCTTGATCCTGCTAATAAAATGTTCTGGACCTGGAATAGTGGTTATATTTTCCTGAAACTGGAAGGTACTTCACCGCAGTCGCCTACAGGGAAAATATCATTTGATATAGGTGGAATTAAAGCTGCAGCAAATTCTATCCGTGTGCAGGAGGTAAAGATACCGGCCGGAAAATCGGATAATGGGAAGATCACTTTACAGGCTGATCTTGCGGACCTTTTCAGAGGTAAAGAGACGATTGATTTTTCTGCAATATATAAGGTGATGGGTGGTGCTAAATCGGTGAAAATTGCGGATAACTATGGTGTGAGTCTATTTTCTTTTTACGGGATCTAA
- a CDS encoding helix-turn-helix domain-containing protein, giving the protein MRVEENNVQLDRALLYIRNLDSCPPSYLYDPARKDFFEVLWLQDEYPLHQTTPELAAVRGQWVYLMPPYRIHQLNKAGKKGILFSFKRELLEEEDKEFALDVFRIFNISGEFTIMQLTPDKVERLNKVYELLEAEYKDNSGNLAMIKSLLKVFLLHLIKMKNEEFTSLNINQKRAYEFLLLLEDHYIEERNMQFYADKLGLSAKRLNQVLKEVLNATSIQLLHDRLILEAKRQIIHSENSIKEIAWVLGFKDRPYFSRFFKVHTGQTPEAFQKHVKHHVETLQNTLVS; this is encoded by the coding sequence ATGAGAGTCGAAGAGAATAATGTGCAACTGGACCGGGCGTTGTTATATATCCGTAATCTGGATAGTTGTCCGCCGAGTTATTTATATGATCCTGCGAGGAAAGATTTCTTTGAAGTATTGTGGTTACAGGATGAATATCCTTTGCACCAGACTACGCCAGAGCTGGCGGCAGTACGTGGGCAATGGGTATACCTGATGCCGCCGTATAGGATACATCAGTTAAATAAAGCGGGGAAGAAGGGGATCTTGTTCTCTTTTAAAAGAGAGCTATTAGAAGAAGAAGATAAAGAGTTTGCGCTGGATGTATTCAGGATCTTTAATATCAGTGGAGAGTTTACGATCATGCAGTTGACACCTGACAAGGTGGAACGGTTGAATAAGGTATATGAACTACTGGAAGCCGAATACAAAGACAACTCCGGCAATCTGGCGATGATCAAGTCATTATTGAAAGTGTTCCTCTTACATCTTATAAAGATGAAGAATGAGGAGTTCACCTCACTGAATATAAATCAAAAGCGTGCATATGAGTTCTTATTATTGCTAGAAGATCATTACATAGAAGAACGGAATATGCAATTCTATGCAGACAAACTGGGGTTGAGTGCAAAGCGGTTGAACCAGGTGCTGAAAGAGGTGCTGAATGCAACAAGTATTCAACTCCTGCATGACAGGCTCATTTTAGAAGCGAAGCGACAGATTATACATAGCGAGAATAGTATAAAGGAGATCGCATGGGTGTTAGGATTTAAAGACAGGCCGTATTTTAGCAGATTCTTTAAGGTACATACCGGGCAGACGCCGGAGGCGTTTCAGAAGCATGTGAAACATCATGTAGAGACGTTGCAGAATACATTGGTTAGTTAA
- the hxlB gene encoding 6-phospho-3-hexuloisomerase — protein MFTSDKSALAERLRADLPMILEENTKLATQISIDELAILALMLQQAKRIFLIGAGRTGLMMRAIAMRFMHLGLNVHVVGETTTPAIQEDDLLLAASGSGTTSAIVKAAEKAHSVSARVAVLSTTNTSPLANVAQLVVIIPAAQKQDFHGAISEQYAGSLFEQNVLFVGDAVFQTLWKFSNIPAEIMWKQHANME, from the coding sequence ATGTTCACATCTGATAAAAGCGCACTGGCAGAGCGATTACGCGCCGACCTGCCCATGATCCTGGAAGAAAATACAAAACTGGCCACTCAAATATCAATTGATGAATTGGCCATTCTCGCACTCATGCTCCAACAGGCAAAAAGGATATTTTTAATAGGCGCAGGCAGAACCGGACTGATGATGCGCGCCATCGCGATGCGCTTCATGCATCTTGGATTGAATGTACATGTAGTAGGAGAGACCACTACACCAGCTATCCAGGAGGATGATCTGTTACTGGCAGCTTCCGGCTCTGGTACTACCAGCGCTATTGTAAAAGCAGCAGAGAAAGCACATAGCGTAAGTGCCCGCGTAGCTGTGTTGTCTACTACAAATACATCGCCGCTGGCAAATGTTGCACAACTGGTGGTGATCATCCCTGCGGCACAGAAACAGGATTTTCACGGCGCGATCTCTGAACAATATGCAGGTAGCCTATTTGAACAAAATGTGTTGTTTGTAGGGGATGCTGTCTTCCAGACACTATGGAAGTTCAGTAATATCCCTGCTGAAATTATGTGGAAACAACATGCTAACATGGAGTAA
- the hxlA gene encoding 3-hexulose-6-phosphate synthase — translation MAKLQVAIDLLTTEEALALAGKVAPYVDIIELGTPLIKNMGVSVITAMKKAHPDKIVFADLKTADAGELEADIAFKAGADLVTVLGVAGNATIAGAVKAAKAHGKGVVVDTIGAPDRVTRAREAAELGATFVELHAGLDEQWTPGYSIQVLIDEASKANTPVSIAGGVNLQNVQAVIKAGAQVAVAGAAIYAAQDPAAAAKALREAIDAVN, via the coding sequence ATGGCAAAATTACAAGTAGCAATAGATCTGCTCACTACTGAAGAAGCGTTGGCACTGGCGGGTAAAGTAGCTCCTTATGTAGATATCATTGAACTGGGTACTCCCCTGATCAAGAATATGGGTGTCAGTGTAATCACTGCAATGAAAAAAGCGCATCCTGATAAAATCGTATTTGCTGACCTGAAGACTGCTGATGCAGGTGAACTGGAAGCAGATATCGCTTTCAAAGCAGGTGCTGACCTGGTAACTGTATTAGGCGTAGCAGGTAATGCGACTATCGCAGGTGCAGTGAAAGCTGCAAAGGCACATGGTAAAGGTGTGGTCGTAGATACTATCGGCGCTCCTGACCGTGTGACAAGAGCAAGAGAAGCAGCTGAACTGGGTGCTACTTTCGTAGAACTGCACGCAGGTCTGGATGAACAATGGACACCAGGGTATTCAATTCAGGTTTTGATAGATGAAGCATCAAAAGCTAACACACCGGTATCTATCGCGGGTGGTGTAAATCTCCAGAATGTACAGGCGGTGATTAAAGCCGGTGCACAGGTTGCGGTGGCTGGTGCGGCGATTTATGCTGCTCAGGATCCTGCTGCTGCAGCGAAGGCACTACGCGAGGCGATTGATGCTGTTAATTAA
- a CDS encoding RNA polymerase sigma factor, with product MTNQFLYNGMDENDLFLKVAEGDETAFTIIYQHFMTLLAGAMMRLLQSEKDVEEALQEAFLRIWLNRDSIPDITNPGGWVRKIVINECYRLLRKRKLRDRLQEDLFSLADDDSYDNAIQQVAFNETKRIIQDAVAEMSPRQATIYNLSRIQGKTTREIAATLHLSNDYVKKTLATALEKVRKKLIAAGKLLPSILL from the coding sequence ATGACCAATCAGTTTCTATACAATGGAATGGACGAGAATGACCTTTTTCTAAAAGTAGCAGAAGGCGACGAAACAGCATTTACGATTATCTACCAGCATTTCATGACCTTACTGGCCGGCGCTATGATGCGCCTCCTCCAATCTGAGAAAGACGTGGAAGAAGCCCTCCAGGAAGCATTCCTGCGAATCTGGCTCAACAGGGACAGCATCCCTGACATCACCAACCCAGGAGGTTGGGTAAGGAAAATAGTGATCAATGAATGTTACCGTCTGCTCAGAAAAAGAAAACTGCGTGATCGCCTGCAGGAAGATTTATTCTCCCTCGCAGACGATGATAGCTATGATAATGCTATCCAACAAGTCGCCTTCAATGAAACTAAACGCATCATTCAGGACGCTGTGGCCGAAATGTCGCCCCGCCAGGCCACTATTTATAACCTGAGCCGCATACAAGGTAAAACCACCAGAGAAATTGCAGCAACACTGCACCTGAGCAACGACTACGTGAAGAAAACCCTCGCCACCGCACTTGAAAAAGTAAGGAAAAAACTTATCGCCGCCGGAAAACTCCTCCCTTCTATATTATTATAG
- a CDS encoding FecR family protein, protein MDHQRLADLLKAYADNSITLEETDELLTWLETHPNHPMAEEVGEEFLLANQHVTTNLEPYQHIASKILATDRPVIRKVFPIKRILSYAAAIALLMGVLLYNLLKENHQPAIIAKTITPAINGAILTRGDGRQINLDTLQSTNLGKEEGTAIKLNKGLLAYEGSNNRGNMVYNTIHTPNGRTFHVLLQDGTGVWLNAGSSITYPVAFNGKTREVSITGEVYFDVAYAVNQPFKVNIDDRAWVQVLGTTFNINAYKDEPYIATTLIQGAVKAGNNQNEAILHPGQQAIVKADGAMQLKEIAPTAITAWRNGLFHFDNASIPAVMRQLARWYDVTVRFEGAPSTRSFSGEIGRDLSLQQVLAILETMKIHYKINNREIIITE, encoded by the coding sequence ATGGACCACCAAAGATTAGCTGATTTACTAAAAGCCTATGCCGACAATTCCATCACCCTGGAAGAAACCGACGAATTGCTTACCTGGCTCGAAACCCATCCCAATCATCCCATGGCGGAAGAAGTGGGAGAGGAATTCCTGCTCGCCAATCAGCATGTCACCACTAACCTGGAACCATACCAACACATTGCCAGTAAAATTCTGGCCACCGACCGACCTGTCATCCGCAAGGTCTTCCCCATTAAACGCATACTATCATATGCAGCTGCCATCGCATTGTTAATGGGTGTATTATTATACAATCTGTTAAAAGAGAACCACCAGCCGGCTATTATTGCTAAAACTATTACACCTGCCATCAACGGCGCTATCCTTACCCGTGGTGATGGCCGGCAAATCAACCTCGATACCTTACAGTCCACCAACCTGGGTAAAGAAGAGGGCACTGCTATTAAATTAAACAAAGGACTACTGGCCTATGAAGGTTCGAACAACAGAGGAAACATGGTCTACAATACCATTCACACTCCCAATGGCAGAACCTTTCATGTCCTCCTGCAGGATGGCACCGGCGTATGGCTGAATGCCGGTAGCTCCATCACATACCCCGTTGCATTCAACGGCAAAACAAGAGAAGTCAGCATTACAGGAGAAGTCTATTTTGATGTTGCCTATGCTGTCAATCAACCATTCAAAGTGAACATCGACGACAGAGCTTGGGTACAGGTGCTGGGAACTACTTTTAATATTAACGCCTACAAAGATGAACCTTACATCGCCACTACCTTAATTCAAGGTGCTGTAAAGGCAGGCAACAACCAAAACGAAGCCATCCTGCATCCCGGTCAGCAGGCAATTGTCAAAGCTGATGGGGCCATGCAGTTAAAAGAAATAGCACCCACCGCCATCACCGCATGGCGCAATGGCCTCTTCCATTTCGATAACGCTTCCATCCCCGCCGTCATGCGCCAACTGGCTCGCTGGTATGATGTAACCGTCCGCTTCGAAGGTGCTCCATCCACCCGTTCCTTCTCAGGTGAGATCGGCCGTGATCTCAGTCTGCAGCAGGTACTGGCCATTCTTGAAACAATGAAAATTCATTATAAAATCAACAACAGGGAAATTATTATCACAGAATAA